A genomic window from Halorubrum lacusprofundi ATCC 49239 includes:
- a CDS encoding MOSC domain-containing protein yields MTDDAAVGTVRSLVTAPESGAPPELRDAVEIRPGGVAGDRYQLGEGTFQLDACAVTLVAVEALDAVREETGIDVSDGRHRRNVVVEGFGTGLDELLDATVAVGDALLRPTRRRPPCAHVESLAGEEGLASALTERGGLCCDVIEPGRVAVGNRVAIRDADPRTAGAAIADRLRARASDDHHRSDSHGE; encoded by the coding sequence ATGACGGACGACGCCGCGGTCGGCACGGTCCGGAGCCTCGTCACTGCCCCCGAGAGCGGCGCACCGCCCGAACTGCGGGACGCCGTCGAGATCCGTCCCGGAGGGGTCGCGGGCGATCGCTACCAGCTCGGCGAGGGGACCTTCCAGCTCGACGCCTGCGCGGTCACGCTCGTCGCCGTGGAGGCGCTCGACGCGGTGCGCGAGGAGACCGGAATCGACGTCTCCGACGGTCGCCATCGACGGAACGTCGTCGTGGAGGGGTTCGGAACGGGCCTAGACGAGTTGCTGGATGCGACCGTCGCGGTCGGCGACGCGCTCCTCCGGCCGACCCGCCGGCGACCGCCCTGCGCGCACGTCGAGTCGCTGGCGGGCGAAGAAGGACTCGCGTCTGCGCTGACAGAGCGCGGTGGGCTCTGCTGTGACGTGATCGAACCCGGCCGCGTCGCGGTCGGCAACCGAGTCGCGATTCGCGATGCCGACCCCCGGACCGCGGGCGCCGCGATCGCGGACCGGCTGCGGGCGCGCGCATCCGACGACCACCACCGCTCCGATTCGCACGGAGAGTGA
- a CDS encoding PLP-dependent cysteine synthase family protein — protein MDEDVLDTLGSPLVRVDAPTETTVAAKVESRNPGGSAKDRPALYMVEAAEEAGDLTPGDGIVEPTSGNTGIGLAMVGAVKGYDVTLVMPEGKSIERRRLMHAYGADVELVDGDISEAKDRADALERDAGMVQLRQFENPANPQAHYETTGPEILDQVDDRTVDAFVAGVGTGGTLTGIGRRLREAFPDVRIDAVEPSDNAVLSGGEPGIDDFQGMGPGFVSPNLDTDLLDHVHTVDIEDAEAECRRLAREEGLLVGQSSGASNLAAKNAAAELRESDTFVGDEPLVVTVFWDSGERYLTAGTFDE, from the coding sequence ATGGACGAGGACGTGTTGGACACGCTCGGCTCGCCGCTCGTGCGGGTCGACGCTCCGACCGAGACGACGGTGGCGGCGAAAGTCGAGTCGCGCAATCCGGGCGGCTCCGCGAAGGACCGCCCGGCGCTGTACATGGTCGAGGCCGCCGAGGAGGCCGGCGACCTGACGCCCGGCGACGGGATCGTCGAGCCCACCTCCGGCAACACGGGGATCGGGCTGGCGATGGTCGGCGCGGTGAAGGGGTACGACGTGACGCTGGTGATGCCCGAGGGCAAGTCGATCGAACGCCGGCGGCTCATGCACGCGTACGGCGCCGACGTGGAGCTCGTCGACGGCGACATCTCCGAGGCCAAGGACCGCGCCGACGCGCTCGAACGCGACGCGGGGATGGTCCAGCTCCGCCAGTTCGAGAATCCCGCTAACCCGCAGGCCCACTACGAGACAACCGGACCGGAGATCCTCGATCAGGTGGACGACCGCACCGTCGACGCCTTCGTCGCGGGCGTCGGCACCGGCGGCACCCTTACCGGAATCGGGCGCCGGCTCCGCGAGGCGTTCCCCGACGTGCGGATCGACGCGGTCGAGCCGAGCGACAACGCCGTCCTCTCCGGCGGCGAGCCCGGAATCGACGATTTCCAGGGGATGGGACCGGGGTTCGTCTCGCCGAACCTCGACACGGACCTGCTCGACCACGTCCATACCGTCGACATCGAGGACGCCGAGGCCGAGTGCCGCCGGCTCGCGCGCGAGGAAGGACTGCTCGTCGGCCAGTCCTCCGGTGCCTCCAACCTCGCGGCCAAAAACGCCGCCGCCGAGCTCCGTGAGTCGGATACGTTCGTCGGTGACGAGCCGCTCGTCGTCACCGTCTTCTGGGACAGCGGCGAGCGCTACCTCACCGCCGGCACCTTCGACGAGTAG
- a CDS encoding MFS transporter — MSWQYRHTVLSLCMLAFLVTYFARLAISPVVPLIVDDFTVSNTAIGVALSGMWLAYGAAQFPSGVLADRYGERRVILVAVGGTTAMSVVLALAPVFPAFVLAAVCLGLVAGLHYAVATTLLSRTFDDIGTAFGLHSVGGPLAGLVAPVAAAWVGFRYGWRPAVALAALVGAPVFLLFAWRVRPTEPRRPDQPMRERFALAPLVELLSRPSVLLPLFVAMVGTYVVQGVMSFLPTFLVEFRGYSPSVAAGVFSAFFVVRAVAQVGLGRLSDRAGRDVTIGAAMLAGAVGTAAFVLGPGTAGVAVAVLLAGSGASFFSAIDPRFMDALSDAERGAGFGLIRTVYTVIGSAGSVGVGLAADLFGWGVSFAILAVLFGVTFAVLVVNWALGTGY; from the coding sequence ATGAGCTGGCAGTACCGCCACACGGTGCTGTCGCTGTGTATGCTCGCGTTCCTGGTGACGTACTTCGCTCGGCTGGCGATCAGCCCCGTCGTCCCGCTGATCGTCGACGACTTCACGGTGTCGAACACCGCGATCGGGGTCGCGCTCTCCGGGATGTGGCTGGCGTACGGCGCCGCCCAGTTCCCGAGCGGCGTGCTCGCGGACCGGTACGGCGAGCGGCGCGTCATCCTCGTCGCCGTCGGCGGGACGACGGCGATGAGCGTCGTGCTCGCGCTCGCGCCCGTGTTCCCCGCGTTCGTGCTGGCGGCGGTGTGTCTCGGGCTCGTCGCCGGGCTCCACTACGCGGTGGCGACGACGCTGCTCTCCCGGACCTTCGACGACATCGGGACGGCGTTCGGGCTTCACTCCGTGGGCGGGCCGCTCGCCGGGCTCGTGGCGCCCGTCGCCGCCGCGTGGGTCGGGTTCCGGTACGGCTGGCGCCCCGCGGTCGCGCTGGCCGCACTGGTCGGCGCGCCGGTGTTCCTGCTGTTCGCGTGGCGTGTCCGCCCGACTGAGCCCCGGCGTCCCGACCAGCCGATGCGGGAGCGGTTCGCGCTCGCGCCACTCGTCGAACTCCTCTCGCGCCCGAGCGTCCTCCTCCCGTTGTTCGTCGCGATGGTCGGCACGTACGTGGTGCAGGGCGTGATGTCGTTTCTCCCGACGTTCCTCGTCGAGTTCCGCGGATACTCGCCGTCGGTCGCTGCCGGCGTCTTCTCCGCGTTCTTCGTCGTCCGCGCCGTCGCGCAGGTGGGGCTCGGGCGCCTCTCCGACCGCGCGGGCCGCGACGTCACTATCGGCGCGGCGATGCTCGCAGGCGCGGTCGGCACCGCCGCCTTCGTTCTCGGTCCCGGGACCGCCGGCGTCGCGGTCGCGGTGCTACTGGCCGGCTCCGGCGCGAGCTTCTTTTCGGCGATCGATCCGCGGTTCATGGACGCGCTTAGCGACGCAGAGCGCGGCGCCGGGTTCGGGCTCATCCGGACGGTTTACACCGTGATCGGTTCCGCGGGCTCCGTCGGCGTCGGGCTCGCGGCGGACCTGTTCGGCTGGGGCGTCTCCTTCGCGATTCTGGCGGTGCTGTTCGGAGTCACGTTCGCCGTGCTCGTGGTGAACTGGGCGCTCGGGACGGGGTACTGA
- a CDS encoding PHP domain-containing protein: MYDYHVHTNYSDGAFLSRMVDAATDAGLDGVGITDHCNVSPDPAAERFKRTFGFNLDLTYERRREAIERLRADPDVGIDVFDAVEMDYDPDHEAAIADFLAEAGFDYAIGSVHELDGANVHTRSHFADKPASERRALVDRYFEKLVALIDSELFAIAAHPDLVERNPHLRGFATADHYAAVAEAFRDSRTIPEINAGRLLDDYGEFHPAPAFLSRLVDAGVRVSVGTDSHEPGVIAPRIDEIEAEMDRRGLDPVRLDKLAED, translated from the coding sequence GTGTACGATTACCACGTTCACACGAACTACTCGGACGGCGCGTTCCTCAGCCGGATGGTGGACGCCGCCACCGACGCGGGACTCGACGGAGTGGGGATCACCGACCACTGCAACGTCTCTCCCGATCCGGCCGCAGAGCGGTTCAAGCGGACGTTCGGCTTCAATCTCGATCTGACCTACGAGCGACGGCGCGAGGCGATCGAGCGGCTCCGCGCGGACCCCGACGTCGGAATCGACGTGTTCGACGCCGTGGAGATGGACTACGACCCCGACCACGAGGCGGCGATCGCCGACTTCCTCGCCGAGGCGGGGTTCGACTACGCGATCGGGAGCGTTCACGAACTCGACGGTGCGAACGTCCACACGCGCTCGCACTTCGCCGACAAGCCGGCCTCGGAGCGGCGGGCGCTCGTCGACCGATACTTCGAGAAGCTGGTCGCGCTGATCGATTCCGAGCTGTTCGCGATCGCCGCGCATCCGGATTTGGTCGAGCGTAACCCGCATCTCCGCGGATTCGCGACCGCGGACCACTATGCGGCGGTCGCCGAGGCCTTCCGTGACTCGCGGACCATCCCGGAGATCAACGCCGGGCGCCTGCTCGACGACTACGGGGAGTTCCATCCGGCGCCCGCCTTCCTCAGTCGGCTCGTCGACGCCGGCGTCCGGGTGAGCGTCGGTACCGACAGCCACGAGCCGGGCGTCATCGCGCCCCGTATCGACGAGATCGAGGCCGAAATGGACCGTCGCGGGCTCGACCCCGTCCGGCTGGACAAACTCGCCGAGGACTAA
- a CDS encoding type IV pilin, whose amino-acid sequence MKPSNLFNSDDRAVSPVIGVILMVAITVILAAVIGTFVLGLGDQLGDSAPQASFSTDNVSGSTNGLTFDVTKTGGQALDPSNIIVAVDGQRYGTVADNTSITDPWQTGVSGTFTDLTGNDYSGSHSIDVSLIHEPSGNAVFQTTLTTN is encoded by the coding sequence ATGAAACCAAGCAACCTGTTCAATTCGGACGACCGTGCAGTGAGTCCCGTTATCGGAGTCATACTCATGGTCGCAATCACCGTGATTCTGGCCGCCGTCATCGGGACGTTCGTCCTCGGTCTTGGCGACCAGTTAGGCGACAGTGCACCGCAGGCATCATTCTCGACGGACAACGTGTCGGGATCTACCAACGGTCTGACGTTCGATGTTACCAAAACTGGCGGCCAAGCACTTGACCCCAGTAACATTATAGTTGCCGTGGATGGGCAAAGATACGGAACTGTCGCAGATAACACTAGCATTACAGATCCATGGCAAACGGGGGTTTCGGGTACCTTCACGGATCTCACCGGCAATGATTACAGTGGCTCTCATTCAATCGATGTCAGCCTAATCCACGAACCGAGTGGAAATGCAGTCTTCCAGACTACGCTAACAACTAACTAG
- a CDS encoding DUF7386 family protein — MSRRISLKLTDDREHQIEKASEIVSSGPEDDPPMSVVIDVALAHLIQSEENIHDAREELDPATIQQFNTDIIGLRYRTQVTSRWR, encoded by the coding sequence ATGAGCCGTCGTATCAGCCTCAAACTCACCGACGACCGCGAGCACCAGATCGAAAAGGCGAGCGAGATCGTGTCGAGCGGCCCCGAAGACGATCCGCCGATGAGCGTGGTGATCGATGTCGCGCTCGCTCACCTAATTCAATCAGAAGAGAATATTCACGACGCTCGTGAGGAGTTAGATCCGGCCACAATTCAGCAGTTCAATACCGATATAATAGGGCTGAGATACCGAACTCAAGTGACGAGCCGTTGGCGTTGA